In one Rhopalosiphum padi isolate XX-2018 chromosome 3, ASM2088224v1, whole genome shotgun sequence genomic region, the following are encoded:
- the LOC132926551 gene encoding RING finger protein B-like has protein sequence MAYYYYYQTPPDPLSPVPTTEELSPSQPPLLMLSSPQQQQQLNIPLLTPVIPSVTTSMSMMTTTTTTSTEHNEQQQLPTPNTFIRHCDDMGLFHDLQNIVVMSSLTGPTGDTTISTAPTSNAATVITTATSTGQPISSNLFDSSSTAIVTTMMMANPFDETFKQAVLQQQQQNEANPSENLFNHNDNNDGDLNTPFIATTTVVNTSNNNSIVKTSTMIDMISTTTASVESNKMNTTTVPQSQVEPQQNVYITSTAEVPTRSVLVMMVEHPQQQLRNSTLPIQPEHQPHQQLIDQHKFIVPTTTTTTSVIDTTTITHHDQDFYDEEIDVDNGRVIINVNNDSNTIKQTLKQNLLVKQLLQKRQKPSLITESRDKLGQLLEQQNKDIDIVTNIDRIEHENYNSNGQEDEDCNSRKQQLKQKRKQEMLERNRSAAKRCRIKRKQRWELLSEENRKLKIENSRLREALSKLVSHRCSNLQQHQIEQPEIIQGIFKHNNDV, from the exons ATGgcatactattactattaccaAA CACCACCCGACCCACTATCACCTGTACCAACCACAGAAGAATTATCACCATCACAGCCTCCTTTATTAATGCTATCATCTccacagcaacaacaacagttAAATATACCACTTCTCACACCAGTTATTCCATCGGTTACAACATCAATGTCAATGATGACGACGACTACTACTACTTCTACAGAGCATAATGAACAGCAGCAGCTACCCACTCCAAATACATTCATTAGGCATTGTGATGATATGGGTTTATTTCACGATTTACAAAACATTGTAGTAATGTCTTCGTTAACTGGACCAACAGGTGATACAACTATTAGTACAGCCCCTACATCTAATGCTGCTACAGTAATCACCACGGCAACATCAACTGGACAACCTATTTCTTCAAATTTATTTGACTCATCATCGACAGCAATTGTGACAACCATGATGATGGCTAATCCATTTGACGAAACATTTAAACAAGCTGTattgcaacaacaacaacaaaatgaaGCTAATCCATCAGAAAATCTTTTCAATCACAATGATAACAATGATGGTGATTTAAACACCCCATTCATAGCGACAACTACTGTTGTTAACACATCCAATAACAATAGTA ttgTAAAAACTTCCACAATGATAGATATGATTTCTACAACAACAGCATCAGTTGAATCTAATAAGATGAATACAACTACTGTACCTCAATCTCAAGTAGAACCTCagcaaaatgtttatatcacgTCAACAGCAGAA gtGCCAACTAGAAGTGTCTTAGTTATGATGGTGGAGCATCCACAACAACAATTACGTAACTCAACTCTTCCTATACAACCTGAACATCAACCTCACCAACAATTAATCGATCAGCATAAATTCATTGTTCCGACAACTACAACCACAACTAGTGTTATTgacacaacaacaataacacacCATGATCAAGATTTCTATGATGAAGAAATTGATGTTGATAATGGCCGTGTAATCATCAATGTCAATAATGattcaaatacaattaaacaG ACTCTTAAACAGAATCTATTAGTAAAGCAACTGCTACAGAAGCGCCAGAAGCCTTCACTCATTACTGAAAGCCGTGATAAACTCGGTCAACTATTGGAACAGCAGAATAAAGACATTGATATTGTTACAAATATTGATAGAATAGAACAtgaaaactataatagtaatgGCCAGGAAGATGAAGACTGCAATAGTCGAAAGCAGCAGTTAAAACAGAAACGAAAACAAGAAATGTTAGAAAGAAACAG GTCAGCCGCGAAACGGTGTAGAATAAAGCGAAAACAGAGGTGGGAGCTACTTTCTGAAGAAAATCGGAAACTGAAAATCGAAAATAGCCGTTTGCGTGAAGCTCTTTCAAAACTTGTAAGCCACAGATGCAGTAACTTACAACAACATCAAATAGAACAGCCTGAGATAATACAAGGAATATTCAAACATAACAATGATGTTTAA
- the LOC132926552 gene encoding ribonuclease H2 subunit C, producing the protein MRFIINRPERVAEDIDANAVATDQQAIHLLPCKIHTRKPDDDRQTTTAPVDRYFSPYTKATTDDEAALWHASLRGKPLTGVKLSMPDGYVGVLCVSEEDDGSRNTVNDSTTAAVTGEITEQLMYWNWDRIPTREDPLLSALDWVRVSEAIMTNND; encoded by the coding sequence ATGCGTTTTATCATAAATCGACCAGAGCGGGTAGCAGAAGACATCGACGCTAATGCTGTTGCGACCGATCAACAGGCAATACACCTGTTGCCATGCAAGATCCACACGCGCAAACCAGATGATGATCGCCAGACGACGACAGCTCCGGTCGATCGATACTTTAGTCCATACACCAAAGCCACAACAGATGATGAAGCCGCCTTGTGGCACGCGTCATTGCGTGGTAAGCCATTGACGGGCGTCAAACTTAGTATGCCCGATGGCTATGTTGGTGTATTGTGCGTCAGCGAGGAGGATGATGGCAGTCGTAATACAGTCAACGATTCTACAACTGCAGCCGTTACAGGGGAAATAACTGAACAACTGATGTACTGGAATTGGGACCGAATTCCGACGCGTGAAGACCCATTGCTGTCAGCACTTGACTGGGTTCGGGTATCTGAAGCCATCATGACCAACAATGACTGa